The proteins below are encoded in one region of Podarcis raffonei isolate rPodRaf1 chromosome 8, rPodRaf1.pri, whole genome shotgun sequence:
- the SPEN gene encoding msx2-interacting protein isoform X7 — translation MFTILSLDLIGNIGRVSTLGKGLQITGSVLMNIVPMDTMNGGQEDLIGQDIMIRITIEIPESGLYNMDSITVLGVAARAVLMLMTPVTSLGPGSSLLCPAWYTGISTGMISHGRYEAGGQSGITSTAGAGHHIHPSLGPSLLRGWRAKRQDLPGPLVAAALGADHQAVIQSAAVAVPAVTAVTPAAAQATSLRPVQFNPRQFQHPPPSCFHLWKKMSPAKVLGLRFRIFQCAPQVDFANRESQLSFYQSMEKTGQDIRDFYEMLAERRDERRGSYDYAADRTYYEAVRTPGTYPEDPRREYPARSREFYADWDPYQAEYYDPRYYDDPREYRDYRGDPYEQDIREYSYRQRERERFESDRDRDHERRPIERSQSPAHSRRPQSPGASPSQSERLQSDSERRIYSRSSERSGSCSSLSPPRYDKLDKARLERYTKSEKPEKERAFEQERTDKDKRLVRKEKPEKLEKDKAEKQKRRAKNHSPSSQSSETDPETEREPTPEKVKGSSKGSRERADKEGAAKNRLELMPCVVLTRVKEKEGKVIEQPALEKLRGKQENDTLKSPLLEQKMQISQADQTKSEQLKLEPARVKVPKEKVLASHIEVVEKDAKLKPKKHLKAELPSEVTNPVDLEKLEARRRRFADANLKPDKQKMDFKRSSQEEEEARVVLKKQIELTSSESERKPLRKETLKRESKKTKLERLASVTSPKEAQEPASISLGIGLRPSLELQARLGELLEEPGEAPEIPVRKINSIKLQHKHTQLLDDQGTEREDTWKTYCSLPEEVPDHKLAQEKLPSSDIEEKIPIDIDHTQSYRKQMELSRRLKQQMEMEIAKHEKFGSPKKDLDEYERRSLVHEVGKPPQDVTDDSPPSKRKKSSDAFDFEISTKRERNYRSSRQVSEDSERTACSPSLRPFPFHEEEEMLESPRLVPVKETKESPKMDEKGPPYSNVAVREDSLKFNPYDSSRREQMVEMAKIKLSSVSCEEELNRWESQVKQEPGRVDITFPSSIVKRDGIRKRSIRDLEPGEVPSDSDDDGDNKAHSPKTPSLLESSRLSFLLRDREEKLRDREERLPTSLERNKFYSFALDKTITPDTKALLERAKSLSSSREENWSFLDWDSRFANFRNNKGKEKVDSAPRPIPSWYMKKKKIRTDSEGKLDDKKEDHKEDEQERQELFASRFLHSSIFEQDSKRLQHLERKDEDLDFLSGRLYGRQASLDGNIGMSDFVPEPVVLFHSRFVELTRMQQKEKEKDQKPKEAEKQEEKESQPKSPEAAAPEEKVAEHKHLLSVGPFPAALVLQEPGPAMPEKVTNEKLPVIAPSLREEKPLPELGPVAEEPKPLPELLAAVKTEPPEHMEAPPGIDSNKDPALSAATPPEEDSVSLVHPSYLDTKPPTPGSSFSQADICTDPEPETIPPPPPLEPAARSEELPELKEEHVSPSLNSEAGAGQKAEPAVEVLPPVSDTEMEAEPLVVIKDKKPNKNKRSKNPVQTSVANVAEKPVTRKSERIDREKLKRSGSPRGEALKVETEKVSRNAAKSPSAAPEPENPEPSLPVGRTRRRNVRSVYATTGDHEGPSPMKDTLEVTRSTRKRVEREPPDSALTPTPPRRGRPPKSRRKPEEEVSPVKVEPAHPEVEEAESKEMVEVPKPVEGWRSPRSQKLAHSHSPAASTPQAKKGGKNESKAENLVEPEELPDLSGQGSNGSENGNKPKVEKEPLLSDQKRERKEVELEKNVPEACTIEIVERKPVSERTPKSKRGRSRNVKAVDKASLMKSLKSVEIRLNVDEVKGALRPSEEDTEPVPASSPKNKSPRKEDKLSPHFIKTEAEDPFQEAEKDLACEPTQSPEADQLAKQIELEQAVENIAKLTESQTIAAYKEQAAEVSDVRPEEDGDKPAHQASETELAAAIGSIIYDISGEAESFPAPPTYPTESESEMPAEPLVLPPAREEMEPETDQAVSNILESEATSVEPPAPPGPGTTPEADSAKEAEVSVSESSNSAQEAETLQETDMARKERGRQKTTRPRRKRSTSKKGDTAAEPRTVEPERVQSKSPVANEVKGKSEGASKEESQEKSSPLASQPGPPDASKAAPLEGASPEPPVADSTPLPKAVDLLSPSVPVEEVSQSAFKLQPGADSAPVTPPPGTPNTPLPAAAPSSAAAKPVSAGSAPLHSSTAKVTEWIVKHEEARARSTPPPALPPDTKASDIDTNSSTLRKILMEPKYVSATSVASTTHVTTAIAEPVSSPRLVEEDPPHPPAEVVRPGSEDKPAVPAMNALEPPVAEAPVFTEKEKVITVIAPKATSVISRMPHSIDLEETPRITLVKQAPQTCLVNALSPKYKQRPSTNDNSRFHPGSMSVIEDRPVETGSSPGLRVNTSEGIVLLSYSQQKTEGQQRITAKISQIPPASAVDIEFQQSVSKSQIKQEPLGPSQPIPKGSQTPTGYGSVSAPSSLVLGAQQYSPSPVLSSIKQERGSLEKSEPLHLSVQAPTSQSGPVKVLSQSANTPSILVHNQMVLPQSIASSTNKKLPDPGALKVETKTLQPSSLSPGVGPHHPSLSSKIHPEANHVSAGPSTPAERVVSHLGVTKQEPLSPRTSGHSPSPFPRACHPGGPSSPALSGNNSMLGIQGSPCPGIPVPQYISSMHPEQSVIMPPHSVTQTVSLGHLSQGEVRMNTPPLPGMPYSIRPEALHSPRAALQPQRSSTPQPAPIREIVMPPLSSQHSSEEEMHYHHTVCRGSAPVQSDVLVMQPDYRLHPSGIRLDQYNVPRDVRMMMHPHMAAVGGDHHPETRQSRTPEGRSVKTPPATKTLPSGKEAPKASEVKMAHSPHSEPRLLSGQLPGLPLTQPVVVPHGVQIMHPGGTSFHDYRTVYGDMRSYHPAAQLGHPQFSGASPIGLPSRSMTPSQGLPEGEHTHPSQPAHSKTPQHTQEPKGAQAAGPDPTHHPVAVNRHVQQIDPHLHLQRSQADAGQTSYPSPVAISVKQELPSPHQAPVQKPALFIPTTSGPGAPPGLPLSRPEPQSVLKQDLAPHPVSQRPVDMVQLLTKYPIVWQGLLALKNDTAAVQLHFVSGNNVLAHRSLPAPEGGPPLRIAQRMRLEASQLEGVARRMMVESDYCLLLALPCGRDQEDVVNQTESLKAAFISYLQAKQAAGIINVPNPGSNQPAYVLQIFPPCEFSESHLSRLAPDLLASISNISPHLMIVIASV, via the exons CAGTGACTCCAGCAGCAGCTCAAGCGACGAGTCTCCGGCCCGTTCAGTTCAATCCACGGCAGTTCCAGCACCCACCTCCCAGTTGCTTCCATCTCTGGAAAAAGATGAGCCCCGCAAAAGTTTTGGGATTAAGGTTCAGAATCTTCCAGTGCGCTCCACAG GTGGATTTTGCAAACCGTGAAAGCCAGTTGTCATTCTATCAATCTATGGAGAAAACGGGTCAAGATATCAGAGACTTCTATGAAATGCTGGCAGAAAGAAG GGATGAAAGGAGAGGATCTTACGACTATGCTGCTGACCGTACCTACTATGAGGCTGTTCGCACCCCAGGAACATATCCAGAAGATCCTCGGAGAGAATATCCAGCCCGTAGCAGGGAGTTTTATGCTGACTGGGATCCTTACCAAGCAGAGTATTACGACCCACGGTATTACGACGACCCGCGGGAATACAGAGATTACAGGGGTGACCCTTACGAGCAAGACATAAGAGAGTATAGTTACAGGCAACGGGAGCGGGAGCGATTTGAATCAGACCGGGACCGGGACCATGAAAGGAGGCCCATTGAAAGGAGCCAGAGCCCAGCTCACTCCCGACGGCCCCAAAGCCctggagcatctccatcccaatCAGAGAGGCTGCAGAGCGATTCTGAGCGGAGAATCTACAGCCGGTCCTCGGAGCGGAGCGGCAGCTGcagctccctctccccaccccgctATGACAAGCTGGACAAAGCCCGCCTCGAGCGCTACACAAAAAGCGAGAAGCCCGAAAAAGAGCGGGCCTTTGAGCAAGAGAGAACGGACAAAGACAAGCGCCTGGTAAGGAAGGAGAAACCAGAAAAACTTGAAAAGGATAAAGCGGAGAAGCAGAAACGGAGGGCCAAAAATCATTCTCCCAGCTCTCAGTCGTCGGAAACAGACCCAGAAACCGAACGGGAGCCCACCCCTGAGAAGGTCAAAGGCAGCAGCAAAGGGAGTCGGGAGAGAGCAGATAAAGAAGGAGCTGCGAAGAACCGTCTGGAGCTGATGCCATGTGTCGTGTTAACACGAgtcaaggaaaaggaagggaaagtaATCGAACAGCCTGCTTTGGAAAAGCTGCGTGGGAAGCAAGAAAACGACACGCTCAAGTCTCCTTTGCTTGAACAAAAAATGCAGATTTCTCAGGCAGACCAAACCAAGTCAGAGCAGCTGAAACTTGAACCCGCCCGAGTGAAAGTGCCAAAAGAGAAGGTGCTTGCCAGTCACATCGAAGTGGTTGAAAAGGATGCAAAGCTGAAGCCTAAGAAGCACCTGAAGGCAGAGCTGCCTAGTGAAGTGACTAACCCAGTAGATCTAGAAAAGCTGGAAGCTCGCAGAAGACGCTTTGCGGATGCAAACCTCAAGCCAGATAAGCAAAAAATGGACTTTAAAAGGAGtagtcaggaggaggaggaagcgcgTGTGGTTTTGAAAAAGCAGATTGAGTTAACAAGTAGTGAATCTGAGAGAAAGCCCTTGAGGAAAGAGACTCTTAAAAGGGAATCCAAGAAAACCAAGCTGGAAAGGCTTGCCTCAGTGACCAgccccaaagaagctcaagagCCAGCCAGTATTTCTCTGGGGATTGGTTTACGGCCCAGTTTAGAGCTGCAGGCTAGACTAGGGGAGCTACTTGAGGAACCTGGGGAAGCCCCTGAGATCCCTGTAAGGAAGATCAACTCCATCAAATTGCAGCACAAGCATACACAGCTGTTAGATGACCAAGGAACTGAGCGAGAGGACACATGGAAAACCTACTGCAGTCTTCCCGAAGAAGTGCCCGACCACAAGCTAGCTCAAGAGAAGCTTCCATCATCCGATATTGAGGAGAAGATTCCCATTGACATTGATCACACACAGAGTTATCGGAAGCAAATGGAGCTGAGTCGCAGGTTGAAGCagcaaatggaaatggaaattgcAAAGCACGAGAAGTTTGGCAGCCCAAAGAAAGATCTTGATGAGTATGAGAGGCGTAGCCTGGTGCATGAAGTGGGGAAACCCCCGCAAGATGTGACAGACGACTCTCCTCCCAGCAAGCGGAAGAAATCCTCTGACGCTTtcgactttgaaattagcacaaagagagagagaaactacaGGAGCTCTCGGCAGGTGAGTGAGGACTCCGAAAGGACGGCCTGTTCCCCTAGCCTCAGGCCCTTCCCTTTCCATGAGGAAGAAGAGATGCTGGAGTCCCCGAGGCTGGTGCCTGTGAAAGAAACCAAAGAGTCACCTAAAATGGATGAAAAGGGTCCTCCATATTCTAATGTGGCTGTAAGGGAGGATTCTTTGAAATTTAACCCCTACGACTCCAGTCGAAGAGAGCAGATGGTAGAAATGGCTAAAATAAAATTATCTTCTGTGAGTTGTGAGGAGGAATTGAACCGATGGGAGTCCCAAGTGAAGCAAGAGCCCGGGAGGGTGGACATCACCTTCCCAAGCAGCATTGTCAAGAGAGATGGCATAAGGAAGCGGTCAATACGGGATCTGGAGCCAGGAGAGGTGCCTTCGGACTCTGACGATGACGGCGATAATAAAGCCCATTCTCCAAAAACCCCTTCGTTGCTGGAGAGCTCCAGGTTGTCTTTTTTATTACGGGACAGGGAAGAGAAACTTCGTGATCGAGAGGAGAGGCTGCCAACCTCTTTGGAAAGGAACAAGTTTTATTCCTTTGCATTGGACAAGACAATCACTCCCGACACAAAGGCCTTGCTTGAGAGAGCCAAATCTCTCTCATCCTCCAGAGAAGAGAACTGGTCTTTCCTTGATTGGGACTCGAGATTTGCTAATTTTAGGAACAACAAGGGCAAAGAGAAAGTGGATTCTGCTCCAAGGCCTATCCCCTCGTGGTatatgaaaaagaagaaaatccgAACCGATTCTGAAGGGAAGCTGGATGATAAGAAGGAAGACCACAAGGAGGATGAGCAAGAGAGGCAGGAGCTCTTTGCCTCGCGCTTCCTGCACAGCTCCATCTTTGAGCAGGACTCAAAGCGCCTGCAACACTTGGAAAGGAAAGACGAAGACCTTGACTTCCTCTCTGGTAGATTGTACGGCCGGCAGGCATCCCTGGATGGGAACATTGGCATGTCAGACTTTGTGCCAGAGCCAGTGGTTCTCTTCCACAGCAGGTTTGTGGAGCTCACAAGAAtgcaacaaaaagaaaaggagaaagaccAGAAGCCCAAAGAAGCAgaaaagcaggaggagaaggagagtcaGCCCAAAAGCCCAGAAGCAGCTGCGCCTGAGGAAAAAGTGGCAGAGCATAAGCATCTGCTTTCAGTTGGGCCATTTCCAGCTGCTCTTGTACTCCAAGAACCAGGGCCAGCCATGCCGGAAAAGGTCACGAATGAGAAGTTGCCGGTCATTGCGCCCTCTTTGAGAGAAGAGAAGCCTCTGCCTGAACTTGGTCCTGTGGCTGAAGAACCAAAGCCTCTTCCAGAACTCCTTGCTGCTGTCAAAACTGAACCACCTGAGCATATGGAAGCACCGCCAGGAATAGACAGCAACAAGGACCCTGCTCTTTCTGCAGCAACTCCTCCTGAGGAAGACTCGGTATCCCTAGTGCACCCTTCCTATTTGGACACAAAGCCACCCACGCCCGGATCTTCCTTCTCTCAAGCGGACATCTGCACAGATCCAGAACCTGAAacaatcccaccaccaccaccactcgaACCAGCAGCCAGGTCTGAGGAACTGCCTGAGCTGAAAGAAGAACATGTTTCCCCATCTCTGAACTCTGAGGCTGGTGCAGGGCAGAAAGCAGAGCCAGCTGTGGAGGTCCTGCCTCCAGTCTCCGACACGGAGATGGAAGCCGAACCACTTGTTGTCATCAAAGACAAGAAGCCGAACAAGAATAAACGTTCCAAAAACCCTGTCCAGACGTCGGTTGCAAACGTTGCAGAGAAGCCTGTCACAAGGAAGAGTGAAAGGATTGACCGCGAGAAACTTAAAAGGTCGGGCTCTCCCCGTGGGGAAGCACTGAAGGTGGAAACAGAGAAGGTTTCGAGAAACGCTGCTAAATCTCCAAGCGCTGCACCAGAGCCGGAAAACCCAGAGCCTAGCTTGCCAGTGGGCAGGACAAGGCGCAGGAATGTGCGGTCAGTTTATGCCACCACAGGGGACCACGAAGGCCCATCGCCTATGAAGGATACTCTGGAGGTCACCAGATCTACTAGGAAAAGGGTTGAAAGGGAGCCACCAGACTCTGCCTTGACTCCAACCCCTCCAAGAAGAGGCAGGCCTCCCAAATCCCGCCGCAAGCCTGAGGAGGAAGTCTCTCCCGTGAAGGTTGAACCAGCTCACCCAGAGGTAGAAGAAGCAGAATCAAAAGAGATGGTGGAAGTCCCGAAACCCGTGGAGGGGTGGAGGTCACCTCGATCCCAGAAGCTGGCACACAGCCACTCTCCAGCAGCCAGCACTCCTCAAGCCAAGAAAGGGGGGAAGAACGAGTCGAAGGCTGAGAATTTGGTGGAGCCAGAAGAGCTCCCTGACCTCTCTGGCCAAGGCTCGAATGGAAGTGAAAACGGTAACAAACCCAAGGTGGAGAAAGAGCCTCTTCTGAGTGACCAGAAGCGAGAGAGGAAAGAAGTCGAGCTGGAGAAAAATGTCCCCGAAGCCTGCACCATTGAGATTGTGGAAAGAAAGCCTGTCTCTGAGAGAACTCCAAAGTCCAAACGTGGAAGATCCAGGAACGTCAAGGCCGTCGATAAAGCCTCCTTGATGAAGAGCTTGAAAAGCGTTGAAATCCGGCTTAATGTGGATGAAGTCAAAGGTGCTTTGCGGCCCAGCGAAGAGGACACGGAGCCTGTGCCGGCATCGTCCCCCAAGAACAAAAGTCCCCGGAAGGAAGACAAATTGTCACCCCATTTCATAAAGACAGAGGCAGAAGACCCCTTCCAGGAAGCAGAGAAAGATCTGGCTTGTGAGCCGACACAGTCTCCTGAAGCAGACCAGCTGGCCAAGCAGATCGAATTGGAGCAGGCCGTGGAGAACATTGCAAAGCTCACTGAAAGCCAGACGATTGCAGCCTACAAGGAACAGGCGGCTGAAGTGTCAGACGTTCGCCCGGAGGAAGACGGGGACAAGCCTGCTCATCAGGCCAGCGAAACAGAACTCGCGGCTGCCATTGGCTCCATCATCTATGACATCTCTGGAGAGGCCGAAAGTTTCCCTGCTCCGCCAACGTATCCTACCGAATCTGAATCGGAAATGCCCGCAGAACCGTTGGTGCTGCCACCCGCACGAGAAGAGATGGAGCCTGAAACTGATCAAGCCGTGAGCAATATCTTGGAGTCAGAAGCCACTTCGGTTGAGCCGCCTGCCCCACCAGGCCCTGGCACTACCCCAGAGGCAGACTCTGCCAAAGAGGCGGAGGTGAGTGTGAGCGAATCCTCCAATTCGGCACAAGAAGCAGAAACCTTGCAAGAGACCGACATGGCTCGGAAGGAACGGGGCCGCCAGAAAACCACCCGGCCGAGGCGCAAGCGGAGCACAAGCAAGAAAGGGGATACAGCAGCAGAACCGAGGACTGTTGAGCCCGAACGAGTACAAAGCAAATCTCCAGTGGCCAATGAGGTTAAAGGGAAGTCAGAAGGAGCCTCGAAAGAAGAGAGTCAAGAGAAAAGCTCTCCTCTGGCTTCCCAGCCAGGTCCCCCTGATGCCAGCAAGGCTGCACCCCTGGAGGGGGCTTCTCCAGAACCTCCTGTGGCAGACAGCACCCCCCTGCCCAAAGCAGTGGACCTGCTCTCTCCGTCGGTTCCTGTTGAAGAGGTGAGCCAGAGCGCCTTCAAACTACAGCCGGGGGCTGACAGTGCTCCAGTGACTCCTCCACCAGGCACCCCCAATACACCTCTGCCAGCAGCAGCCCCATCTTCAGCTGCAGCAAAGCCAGTCTCCGCTGGGTCTGCCCCCCTTCACTCCAGCACAGCAAAGGTGACTGAGTGGATTGTGAAGCATGAGGAGGCCCGGGCCCGCTCCACCCCACCGCCGGCTCTCCCCCCTGACACAAAGGCATCGGATATAGACACAAATTCCAGCACTCTGAGGAAAATATTGATGGAGCCCAAGTACGTCTCTGCAACCAGCGTGGCATCAACAACGCATGTCACGACTGCCATAGCCGAGCCTGTGAGCTCACCTCGTTTGGTAGAGGAAGATCCTCCACACCCTCCGGCAGAGGTTGTCCGGCCTGGATCAGAAGACAAGCCAGCTGTCCCAGCCATGAATGCTTTGGAGCCGCCAGTTGCAGAGGCCCCAGTTTTCACCGAGAAAGAGAAGGTCATCACTGTCATTGCTCCCAAGGCCACTTCTGTGATAAGCAGGATGCCCCACAGCATTGACCTCGAGGAAACCCCGCGGATAACTCTGGTGAAGCAAGCGCCCCAGACGTGCCTAGTCAACGCCCTCTCGCCAAAATACAAGCAGAGGCCAAGTACCAATGACAACAGCCGGTTCCATCCGGGATCCATGTCCGTCATTGAAGATCGGCCGGTGGAGACAGGGTCCAGCCCCGGTCTTCGCGTCAACACATCAGAAGGCATCGTGCTCCTGAGCTATTCCCAGCAGAAGACAGAAGGCCAGCAGCGGATCACAGCAAAGATCAGCCAGATCCCCCCAGCAAGTGCAGTTGACATTGAATTCCAGCAGTCGGTGTCCAAGTCCCAGATCAAGCAAGAGCCTCTTGGCCCCTCTCAGCCAATCCCAAAGGGCTCTCAGACGCCAACGGGGTACGGGAGTGTCTCAGCCCCATCGTCCCTTGTGCTGGGAGCTCAGCAGTACAGCCCTTCCCCTGTACTTTCCTCCATTAAGCAGGAACGGGGCAGCCTGGAAAAATCGGAGCCCCTGCACCTCTCTGTCCAGGCGCCCACTTCTCAGTCGGGGCCAGTCAAAGTCCTTTCCCAGTCTGCCAACACTCCATCCATCCTCGTCCACAACCAGATGGTGCTCCCACAGAGCATTGCTTCTTCCACCAACAAAAAGCTTCCAGACCCAGGTGCCCTGAAAGTGGAGACCAAGACTCTTCAGCCGTCGAGCTTGAGCCCCGGGGTTGGGCCTCATCACCCCTCCTTGTCTAGCAAGATTCACCCAGAGGCCAATCATGTGAGTGCAGGGCCCAGCACCCCAGCAGAGCGGGTGGTGTCTCACTTGGGGGTCACAAAGCAGGAGCCCCTCTCTCCACGGACAAGCGGGCACTCTCCGTCTCCCTTCCCAAGGGCTTGTCATCCGGGCGGCCCTTCTTCCCCAGCCCTGTCTGGGAACAACTCCATGCTAGGGATCCAGGGGTCTCCTTGCCCTGGGATCCCGGTGCCTCAATATATCTCCAGCATGCACCCCGAGCAGTCTGTGATCATGCCCCCGCACAGCGTCACCCAGACGGTCTCCCTGGGGCACCTCTCGCAAGGGGAGGTCAGGATGAACACCCCTCCTCTGCCAGGAATGCCTTACAGCATCCGTCCTGAAGCGCTTCACTCCCCGAGGGCGGCTCTGCAGCCGCAGCGGTCAAGCACGCCGCAGCCAGCCCCCATCCGAGAGATCGTCATGCCACCTCTGTCTTCCCAGCATTCCTCGGAAGAGGAGATGCACTACCACCACACAGTGTGCCGCGGGTCCGCCCCCGTGCAGTCGGACGTGCTCGTCATGCAGCCAGACTACCGCTTGCACCCCTCCGGCATTCGGCTCGACCAGTACAACGTGCCCCGGGACGTGCGGATGATGATGCACCCGCACATGGCTGCAGTGGGAGGCGACCACCACCCCGAGACCCGGCAGTCCCGCACGCCAGAAGGGAGGTCTGTGAAGACGCCCCCCGCCACAAAGACTCTCCCGTCAGGCAAAGAGGCACCCAAGGCCTCTGAAGTCAAGATGGCTCACTCCCCCCACAGTGAGCCCCGCCTCCTCAGCGGCCAGCTGCCAGGACTGCCTCTGACGCAACCAGTTGTCGTCCCTCACGGCGTGCAGATCATGCACCCGGGGGGCACCTCCTTCCACGATTACAGGACGGTCTACGGGGACATGAGGAGCTACCACCCGGCGGCTCAGCTAGGTCATCCTCAGTTTTCCGGGGCATCGCCAATCGGGCTGCCTTCTCGGAGTATGACCCCCTCTCAG GGTCTGCCAGAAGGAGAACACACccaccccagccagccagctcataGCAAGACTCCCCAGCACACCCAGGAGCCCAAGGGAGCCCAGGCGGCAGGACCAGACCCCACTCACCACCCAGTGGCTGTCAACCGGCACGTCCAGCAGATCGACCCCCACTTGCACCTTCAGCGCAGCCAGGCGGACGCAGGCCAGACCTCCTACCCGTCTCCCGTCGCTATCTCTGTCAAACAGGAACTCCCATCCCCACATCAGGCCCCAGTGCAGAAGCCGGCGCTCTTTATCCCAACCACCTCTGGGCCTGGGGCTCCTCCGGGGCTGCCCCTCTCCCGGCCCGAGCCCCAGTCAGTGCTCAAGCAAGACCTTGCACCTCATCCTGTTTCCCAGAGACCGGTGGACATGGTCCAGCTGCTGACC aAATACCCCATTGTCTGGCAGGGGCTCCTGGCCTTGAAGAACGACACGGCGGCCGTCCAGCTGCACTTTGTCTCCGGCAATAACGTCCTGGCACACCGCTCCCTGCCAGCCCCAGAAGGGGGACCTCCCCTGAGGATTGCTCAGCGCATGAGGCTGGAAGCGTCACAGTTGGAGGGCGTGGCGCGCAGGATGATG GTGGAGAGCGACTATTGCCTGCTGCTGGCCTTGCCTTGTGGACGCGACCAAGAGGATGTTGTGAACCAGACGGAGTCGCTCAAGGCAGCCTTCATTAGCTACCTGCAAGCCAAGCAAGCCGCTGGCATCATCAACGTTCCCAACCCCGGCTCCAACCAG CCTGCCTACGTCCTACAGATCTTCCCACCCTGTGAGTTCTCCGAGAGTCACCTCTCCCGCCTCGCCCCAGACCTCCTCGCCAGTATCTCAAACATCTCTCCTCACCTGATGATTGTCATTGCATCGGTCTGA